A segment of the Candidatus Microthrix subdominans genome:
GGTGAGCGTTCCGCCGACGCCACGCTGGGCGATCGCATCCAGCTTCAGACGCCCATCGGTGGTGTGTCGGCTCGGGTGGTCGGACTGGTTCGCCCGGCCGGCGATGGTGGCGCAGACAGCGTCGGGCAGGTGTCGTCCCCGGTGAACGACGGGGCAACAGGTGCAATGTCGATCGGCGTCATCGATGCCCGGGTGGTCATCGATCCTCGGGTGTTGCCGGCCTTGTTGGACGCTGAGGGTCGCCTCGACCGCATCACGGCCATCCCGGTGCCTGGTACCGACCTGGACGAGCTCGCCGCCCGGCTGCGCAGCTCACTGCCCGCTGACCTGGAGGTCAGCTCGGCCAAGGACGCCGCCGCTGTCACGGCCCAGACCGTCCAGGTGATCTCCGAGGGCGTCGCCACGGCCACGTTCGCATTTGCGGCCTTGTCTGCGGCGGTGGCCGCCCTGTTGGTGTCCAACACGCTGGCCATCCTGGTCACCCAACGCAACCGCGAGCTGGCGTTGCTTCGTTGCGTTGGGCTGACCACAGCCCAGGCTGGACGCATCGTGATGTTGGAGGCGGCCATGGTGGGGATCGCTGGCGCAGCGTTGGGGCTGGTGCTGGGGATTCCCCTGTCGATGGTGGGGGCCTCGTTCATCCAGCCCGGCGCCCAGGTGGGGTTGTTGGTGACCACTCAGATGGTTGGCGCCGCAGTGCTCGTCGGGGTGGGGGTCACGATGGTCGCTGCGATCGTTCCGGCGTTTCGTGCCTCGCGTGTGCCGCCCCTGGCCGCCCTGGTGGCTGCGGACTCTGCGCAGCGACGCGGCGTCGTGGGTTGGGCGATGACACCCCTGTTGCTAGCGGCCCGTGCACTGTCGCCGACAACCAGCGTTCGCATGGCCGTCGACAACGCCCGGCGGGACCTGCGCCGATCGGGGGCGACCGCCGTCACCCTGATCGTCGGGCTGGGGCTGATCTCGCTGGTGCTCACCGGGAGTGCCTCCATCCGTGCGGCCACCCAGGACCAGTTCGTCAACGCTTCGTCGGCCGACCTGTACCTGGAACGGCGGGGCCTGGTGCGTATCAGCGGCGACGCCGTGGACGAGCGCCTGGCGGCGGCGGGTGTCGAATCCGGGTTGGTGTCCGTGCTGGCCGTGGACGGCAGCCTGCGTGGCCCGTCGGGCACCATCGACCAGGTGTCGGCCTCGCGGCTGGATGCGGTGCCCCGCCTGTTCGACCTGGGGCTCAGTGGCGGCGCGTTTCCCCAAGGGCCGGCTCCGCCGATCGCCGACTTCAACGACGCCGACGCCGGGACCCAGGGCGAGACCGACGTCGGGCGGGCGATGCTGTCCGATGGGGCCGCTCAGACGTTGGGCGTCGGCGTCGGTGGAGACGTGACTCTGCGGTCGGTATCCGGGCGAGAGCGAACGTTGCGAGTGGTCGGCACGTACCGCGGGACTGCGTTCGTGGGCCCAGCGGTGGTCGAGCGCGCCGATGCTGAGGCCATTGCCGCCGACGGCAGTTTCGAGGTGGCGGCCGTCGATGTGCCCGACCGCTTCGATGTCGCGGATGCAGCGGGCTACTTCGGGCGCAACCTGCGCGGGTTTCCCAAACTGCGGGTGCACACGCCGGAGGAGTTTGCAGCGTTGAACGTGGGTGTGGCCAACACCGTGACCCGGCTGGCGCTGGTGGTTCTCTCGGGAGCCCTGCTGGTGGGGGCGCTGGGTGCCGCCAACACCATCTCGTTGTCGGTGATGGAGCGTCGGCGCGAGTTGGGGCTGCTGCGGGCGGTCGGCGCTACCGCCGGCCAGGTACGTTCGCTGGTGCGCACCGAGGCCCTCGTGATCTGTGGCCTCGCCGGCCTGGTGGGGGTGAGCGCCGGCGTGGTGACGGCGGTCGTGGCGGTTGGGCGCGCCCCTGCAGAGTTCGCGGCCGATCCGGTGGTGCCGTGGCTGTCCTTGGGCGTCGTCGGCGTCGCTGCGCTGACGATCGGGGCCGTGTCGGCGGCTCTGGCAACCCGTCGTCAGAACGCAGGCGGGCCGCTCGACGCCTTGTGACAGGCGTCTTGACCGGCAGCACTCGGCCGCTCGAGTGGCTGAGAGTGCGAAGTCGGGAGCCCAGAGGTACGTCAGACCGCGCTGTGGGCTCCCCGGTTCGGGAAGGGTTGGGGGAAGGTTGGTCGGAAGCGGGGCTGCCTCAGCCCATCAACATGTTGCCGCCGTCGACGGGCAGGCTGACGCCGGTGATGCCCCGGGCCTCGTCGCTGCACAGCCACAGCACGGCGTTGGCGATGTCGGAGCTCTCCAGCCACGGCAGATCCAACGCCTGCATCGGGTTGAGCACGCTGGCGGTGTCCTCGAAGGTGGGGTTGTCCAGGTCGCCGCGCATCATGTTGGCGAAGTAGTCGTTCTCGATCATCGGCGTGCGCACCGACGACGGGTGGATGCTGTTGACCCGGATGTTGTTCGGTGACAGCTCCAGGGCCATCGTTTTCATCAGCCCGGTTACGCCATGCTTCGAGGCCACATAGGGCGCCGACACCCACATGCCCTTCAGGCCGGCGATCGACGAGGTGATCACGACGGAGCCGCCCCGCTCGCCGGCCATGATCGCCGGGGCAGCAGCGCGCACCGTCTTCCACACCCCGGTCAGGTTGGTACCGACGATCTCGTCCCAGGCCTGTTCGGACAGCTCGGTGAACAGCGAGGTGGCCATCACGCCGGCGTTGGCCACGACGATGTCGAGGCGGCCGAAGCGGTCGAGCCCTTCGGCGACGGCGCCCTCCAGGGCGGCCAGGTCGCGCACATCGGCGGCGCGGGACACCATCGCCCCACCGGCCGCCTCAACCATCGCGACCGTGGTGGCCAGGTCCTCGGGCGTCGCCATCGGATAGGGGATCGAGTCCAGCTGAGCGGCCAGGTCGACCCCGATGATGTTGGCGCCTTCAGCGGCGAAGCGAACCGCCTCCTCCCGCCCCTGACCCCGTGCGGCGCCGGTGATCAGCACCACTTTGCCGTCGAAGCGTCGGCGCGTTGCTGACCCGCCGTTGTCGCCGGTCGTCGTTGTCATCTGTTCCCCCTGGTGTTCGTTGTCTGGATGATCGTTGGTCACCGCCGGCGGCAATTCGATGGCCCGGACCGACATGCCGCCCACTACGACATGTGCTGCCCCCTATGACACGGAGGGGCCCTACGATACGGCGGAGCCCGTCGGGTCCTCGGCGGTGTCGGGGCGGCGCAGCACGTGGGGTGACGAGGCGTCGGGCACCCGGTGCACCGGTTGCAGGTCGGCCCCGGGGCGAACGCTGCTGACGAGGTCGTCGGTGTCGACCTCCTCGTCGAGGGTCGTGTCGGTCCACGCCTCGGTCACCCCGACCAGCGTGGTAATCGTGGCAAAGCCATCGAGGAGCAGCGCCACGTCGGTGTCGGGTGGCGGCACGGCGCCACTGGGCTGAAGTTCGAACTGCCGGCGGTCGTCGTCGTCGGTGGCGATGGCGGCTCGCATGGTGCCGAAGGGGGCCAGTCGTGCCCACCGAACGCCGCGGCAGTCCTCGAGGTCGCACGCCGGGGCGTTCAGGTTCAGCACGGTTCGCTGGGGTGCCTCGATCACCAGGTCCAGCATTTCGACCGCCAGCGCCGCTGCGGTCGGCCAGAACCAGGGATGGCCGTCGGAGGTCTCGGCCGCGCTGATCGCCAGGCCGGACAAGCCGAAGTTCTGGCCGGCCAGGGTCGCTCCGACCGTGCCCGAGTGCAGCACGGCCCGGCCGGTGTTGGCACCGGCGTTGATGCCGGAGACAATCAAGTCCGGTGGGGGGCCGAATGCGCCGAGACGTGCGACGACCACCGTGTAGGCCGGGGCTCCGGCCACGGCGTGGGCCTCGACCTCCTCCGCCCCGTCGATCGTCACCCGCTCGGAGCGAATTTCGCCCAGGTTGACGTAGCCCTCCCCCGAGCTGGCCAGTGAGGTGCCCGCTCCGCTCCAGTCGGCGTCGGGAGCGATCACCACGATCTCGTGCTCGGTGGCGGCGAGATGCCGCACGAGTTCCTGAAGCCCCTCCGAGGAGATGCCGTCGTCGTTGGTTACCTGAATGCGCACGTCATGCACCGTAGCCAGTCAGGGCACGGGCTGACGTCAGCCGTTGATCAGGCGTGCCTTGGCGGCGGCGAACTCGGTGTCATCGAGCTTGCCGGAGTTGTGCAGCTCGGCCAGCTTGGCCAGCTCGTCGGCGGTGGTGCCGGTGCCGGCCGCGTCACGGATGTAGGCCTGCATTGCCTCGTCGTTCTTCTGCATGCTCTGCGCTTGCCGCTGGGCCATGCCCGAGCCGTGGACGATGAGGTAGAGGAAGACGCCCAGGTAGGGCAGGAAGATGATTCCGATGGTCCACAGGGCCTTGCTGACACCCGAGTTGTGGCTGCGGAAGATGTCACCGAACACCTGGAAGATCAACATGATCCAGATGAAGAAGAGGAAGAACCAGATGATCGACCAGAGAACCTGACCGGTACCAAACTCGGCTGCGAGTTGCATCGCGCACGTCTTTCGTTAGAGGGCGTTCCGCCAGTCGGTTCGCCGACCCGGCAACCTAATCCAGATCGCGTTGCGTGTGGCCTTCACGTCAGGCGGACTACGGGGCTTCGATACGACCCGGCTCAGGCAAGATCGAGCTCGCTTCGAAGCCAGTCGATCACCCGGAGGTACACGGCCCCCTTGAAGTCGACCACCCGATCGAGATAGGCCTCGGGATCGGCCCAGCGCCAGGATCGAAACTCGTCGTCGGCGGCCGCGTCGAGATCGGGCTCAGCGTCGCCGACCGTGCGCACCAGAAACCATCGCTGGATCTGTCCCAAATGACGACCGGAGTGCTCGGCGGGGAAGGTGTAGGCCAGCCACTCGTCCAGCTCGGCCACCCATTCGATGCGCTCGTCGCCCAGTCCGGTCTCCTCGAGCAGTTCACGGGCCGCAGCGCTGCGTGGAGGTTCGTCGCGGTTGATGCCGCCCTGGGGAAATTGCCAGCTGCCCAGGTGATCGATGCGCTCGAACCACGCCACTTGGCCGTCGCCCCGGGTCACCACGATGCCGACGTTGGCTCTGAACGTTGCTGGTTTGGACACGACGACGACGGTATCGGAGAGACGCAGGGGGTGACCGGACGGAAGTGTGGAGCTGCGCCATCGGTAGTGAGGGGCACAGCTCCACACCACGACGAGCACTCGGGGTTCTTTGGGGGCACGCGCGGCCCGAACAGGTCTGCCGGGGGCGGGCGGTAGGATTTCGCCACATCATCTCCTGGGGAGGGCTTCATGGTTGCCACCACGTTCATCACGCCGAGCGGAAGCTCGGTGGTCGATGCTGCCTGGGATGGTGACTCGCTGCAGCTCAAGGTCGCCGCTCTGGCCGACGCCACCGGATGGACGTTGAAGGAGGAGGGGTTGTGTCGCGGTGACCTGTGCGTGCCCGACAGCGTCGGGCTCGGGACCGAGGGCTCCGTCGACGTCACTGCGTTGGCTGTTGCGCTCGACGCACCGATCATCGTCGACCCGGAGGTTCCGGCGGTTGTGCTGGGTGAGCGGCGATCCCAGCGGGCACTGGCGCTGATGCACGCGCAGCTGCCGCCCTTCGAGCTGCCCGACCTGGATGGCGATCCGATGCCGTCGTCAACATGGGCCAACAAGAAGAAGGTGCTGGTGGTCTTCGCCAGCTGGTGAGGCTGTCGCTACGACCTGCCAGGTTGGCAGGCACTGCAGAATGAACTGGGCGATGCCGTGGCCTTCATCGCCGTGGCCTTCGACGACTCAGCCGCCGACGTCGAGCCCTTCGCCGAGGGCATCGACTTGCCGGTGTTGTTGGATCGCCATCATGTGCTCAGCGAGACGCTGGCGGTCTCCAACGTGCCGACCGTCGTGTGGGTTGACGAGGCCGACCGCATCGTCGTGCCCAACTGGGTGGCCTTCTCCAACGATCTGTTCACCGAGTTTCACGGGCTGGAGTCCGGCCCGGCGCTCGATGCGATCCGTACCTGGGTGCGAAGCGACGTGGTGCCCGCCGAGCTGGCGGTCGACCCGTCGGTGATCGGCGATCTCAGCGAGGACGAGGAGTCGGCCCGGTTGTGGTTTCGCCTGGCCGTCGAGCTGCGACGCAACGGCGACGACGAGGCGGCCGGGCGGTTGTTCGCCCGGGCCGGTGAGTTGGCCCCGCTGGACTTCACCATTCGCCGGGCCGCCATGCCGCTGGTGAACGATGACCCGTTTGGTGGCTCGTTCTTCGAGCTGTACGGCGAGTGGGAGGCGGCCGGGCGCCCCTATCACGGCATCGGTTCCGGGCCGACGGCCTCCTGAACGGTGGCGGGTGGAACCACCACCGGCCGGGAAGCCTGGACAGCACCGAACTTCTGAACAGGTCGAACAGAGCCGCCCTACGCCGGCTGTACTGCAGCACAGCCATGTCGTGGCACACTTGCCACCTGGGCCGCTCGCAGCACCGGGCGGCCGCTCGACACGATTCCGGGGAGCGTTCGATGACCGAGGTCAGCACCACACAGGGCGCACTGCGCGGCACCGCCACCGATCACGGGTGGAAGTTCTTGGGCGTCCCCTATGCGGCCCCGCCGGTGGGCGAACTGCGGTTTCGACCGCCGGCTGCGCCAGCGACGTGGGAAGGCGTTCGCGTCGCCGATTCGTTCGGTCCGATCGCTCCTCAGAACCCGTCGATGATGGATGCGATCACCGGCGCAGAGCCGGAGACCCCGGGCGAAGATTGCTTGTACCTCAACGTGTGGACCCCGAACACCGAGGGAAGTCGACCGGTGATGGTGTGGATCCACGGCGGCGGGTTTCAGATCGGTTCGGGCTCCTCGCCCATCTACGACGGCGAGGCGTTCGCCCGTGACGGAGTGGTCCTGGTCAGCCTCAACTACCGCCTGGGCGAGCTGGGCTTCATGGAGCTGGGTGCCATCGACCCCGACTATGCCGGGAGCGGCAACAACGGCCTGCGCGATCAGATCTGTGCCCTCGAGTGGGTGCGCGACAACATCGCCGTCTTCGGTGGCGACCCGGGCAACGTCACCGTGTTCGGCGAGTCGGCGGGCTCGATGTCGGTCAGCCTGCTGCTGGCCTCCGACGCTGCCACCGGGTTGTTCCGCCGGGCGATCTGCGAGTCGGGCGGCGTCAACGCCGCCTCCACCGCCGAGGCGGCCGAGACCCCTGGCCGCCCAGTACCTGGCCGAGTCCGGGGCGGACGACGTCGCCGGGCTGCTCGCCCTCCCGGTCGAGGACCTGATGGCGGTGCAGTCCAAGGTGTTGATGGAGCGCTTCGCCGATGTCGAGGCGACGATCGAGGCCGGCGGCGACCCACTGACGTTTCTGCCGTTCCGCCCCGTAACCGACGGGGGGCTCGTGCCTCTCGACCCCTTGGCCGCCATTGCGTCGGGCAGCGCCCCCGGAGTCGACGTGTTGGTGGGCTACAACGCCGATGAGTGGAAGTTGTTCGCGCTGATGGACGCCTCCCCGATCGACGACGAGACGCTGGTTCGACGCCTGGACATGGTCAGCGGCAACGGTGCGGCTCTAGCCGACGCCTATCGCACGATGGGCGGGGATGCACCGGCCAAGGACCTCCTCAACAACGCGTTCACCGACCTGTTGTTCCGTCGTCCTGCCGCCAAGTTGCTGCATGCGCAGACGTCGCACGGTGCCACGTACGCCTACAGGTTCTCCTGGCAGAGCCCGTCGATGGGCGGCATGTTGGGTGCAGCGCATGCCATGGAACTGCCCTTTGTGTTCGACCTGGCCCACATGCCCGGCATCGAGGTGCTCGTCGGGCCCGATGCGCCTCAGGTGCTGGCTGATTCGGTGCACGGCGCCTGGGTGGCCTTTGCCACCGAAGGGACCCCGTCGTTGCCCGGCGGCCCGCAGTGGGAGCGATGGACCCACGACGCCTACAACGCCATCGACCTGGACGAGCACTGCCGGCCGATTCTCGACGCACACGACACGGTGGACGCCGCTTGGGAAGCGTGATCCGCCCCTTCCGCCCGCCGAGCGGTTAGGCCATGCCCAGCGCCGCCGGGTTTGTGGTGCTGGTCCTCGGCGTCGGGCTGGGTGCCACGCTCAACGCCGCCGCCGGTTTCGGGTTCTCGCTGCTGACCGTCCCGCTGATGGCGCTGGCGGTCGGACCCAAGGAAGCAGTGGTGCTGTCGGCGGTGATGAGCGTCGGCAGTACCGGAGCGGTCGCCTGGAAAAGCCGAAGCAGCGTCGAAGCGCCGGTGGCCTACCGGTTGTTGGGCGGCGCGTTGTTGGGCATGCCGGTCGGGATCGTCGTGCTCAGCCGGATGGCCCCTGAGCCGCTGCAGATCCTGATTGCGTTGGCGGTGCTCGCCTCGGCCGGGGTGCTCACCCTCGGGATTCGGTTGCGAAGGCCCAACGGATCGCTCGATGTCGGGGTCGGCTTCGTGTCCGGGATGTTCAAGACGTCTGTGGGTGTCAGCGGTCCCCCGATCGTGATCCTGTTGCAGGGCCGTGGGTTGGCCAAGAACGCGTTTCGGGCCACCTCGTCCACGGTGATCGTCGCGGTCAACCTGACCTCGCTCGTGCTGTTCGGGGTGGCGGGCCAGATCGATCGGGTGGTGCTGATCGCGGCGGTGGTCAGCCTGCCCGCCCTCCCGGTGGGGTTCTGGCTGGGCAACCGACTCCACGAGCGCGTCCCGGAGGAACGCTTTCGGTCGCTCGTGCTGGTCATGGTGGTTCTCAGCGCCGGCCTGGCGCTCTACGGAGCGCTGCTGGGTTAGACACCCGCTTGCTGCCGGGGCGGTTACCGCAGTGCGAACCCCAGGCGGAAGGACCGGACGGCTCGGGCGAACATGTTGGCTTCGACGTCGGGTTCGCTCAGCGGCGTCAGGTCACGGATCCGGCGCGTGAGCTCCTCGAAGAGGATCGTCAGCTCGTAGCGGGCCAGGTTCGCCCCGACGCAGAAGTGGGTGCCTTGCCCGAAGCCCAGGTGCGGGTTGGGCGAGCGGGTGATGTCGAAGCGGGTGGGATCGTTGAAGACCCTCGGGTCGCGGTTGGCCGCCGGGTACAAGAGGATCAGGCGGTCGCCGGTGGCGAGGTCGGTGCCCGCCAGCGTGGTGTCGCAGTCGACGGTTCGGAAGAAGTTGTTGAGGGGTGTCACGAACCGGATCACCTCTTCGACTGCGGTCGGGATGGCCTCCGGATGCGCGGCGAGATACTCCCACTGTTCCGGGTGGTCGCAGAACGCCCGCAGCCCGTGAGCGATGGCGGTGCGGGTGGTCTCGGCGCCCCCGGCGATGAACAGCCCCACCTCATGGTAGAGACGGGTCGGATCGTAGGTAAACCCGTCGACGTCGGCGTTGGCCCAGACCGACACCAGGTCGTCGGCCGGTTCGGCCCGGCGTTGCTCGGCCAACGGCTGCAACACGCCGTTGAAGGCGACGACGGCGTTGAACAGGCCGAGTGCCGCGTGCTGGTCCCGCTCGACTTCGTCGATTCGCATCAGCGCCTCGGACCACTCCTTGATGTCGCGCCACGACTCCTCGGGGAAGCCAAGCAGCCGGGCGGTCAGCCGGCAGGGCAGCTGGGAGGCCAGCTCGTCGATGACCTCCATCTCGCCACGACCGGTCGCCGTGTCAGCGTCGGTGGCGGCGTCGAGCAGTTCGCCGATCGCGGCGCGCAGCCAGGTTTCGTGGGTGCGCACCGCCCGCGGGGTGAAGCGCCCCGACACCAGGCGCCGCTGGCGCAGGTGCTCGGGATCGTCGAGGGCGATCATGTTGTTCTCGTCCGCGGACGGCAGGGACCGGTACCCGGGTCCTGAGGTGAAGTCGGCGCTGCGCCGCTCCGCCTCGCGCAGGTGGGCGTGCTGGGTCACGGCCCACAGACCGTTGCGATCGCGGGCGAGCGTGTCGCCGGCGAGCAGCTCGGCCCACAGCTCCTGCGGGTTGCCGCGGTACAGCTCCGGGTCGAGCAGGTCGAGCCCGGTGGGCTGGGCCGTGCTCGGCTGGGCGTCCGCTGGCGGGGTCGTGGGGGACGCAGTTGTGGCGGATCCGGTCTTCGAAGTCATGGCCCTCCCCGGCCGTGGCGAACGATGCCTCGGGGCAAGGCGTGCCCCCGGGCCGACAACTTGACCGTGCGGTCAAGTGGCGGTGGAGAGCCTACAGCGGGCGATCGGTCCGCACCGGCTGTCAGACTGGGGAGATGGCTGCCGACGATCCGCTGGACGACTTCGAGCTGGGCTCGCACAGCGGCGGCGGGTTTACACGCGAGGTGTACCGCAGCGGGGAGGGGCCCAACTGCATCGTTATGGCCGAGATCCCGGGGATCACCCCAGCGGTGGCCGACTTCGCCCGCCGGGTGCGGACGCTGGGCTGCTCGGTCACGCTGCCGGTGCTGTTCGGTGAGCCGGGTCGCTCGATCAGCCCCAGCTACATCGCTCGGTCGATCACCAAGGCGTGCGTGGCCTCGGAGTTTGCCGCCTTCGCCACCAACTCGACCGCTCCGATCTCCACCTGGTTGCGGTCACTGGCCAACGCCGAGCACGAACGCTGCGGTGGTCCCGGTGTCGGTGCGGTTGGCATGTGCTTCACCGGCGGGTTCGCGCTGGGGATGATGACCGAGCCCAGCGTCGTCGCACCGGTGCTCAGCCAGCCGTCGCTGCCGATCGGGCCAGGTAAGCGGCGCAGCTCCAGCGTCCACCTGTCACCGGTCGACCGCGCTGCGGTCGAGGCTCGGGCCGCCGCCGGCGTGTGCGTGATCGGGGCCCGCTTCTCCGACGATCCGCTGTCGCCGGCCCGCCGGTTCGCTGCGTTGGAGGATCTGCTCGGCGAAAACTTCATCGGCATCGAGATCGACTCGTCGAAGAACAATCCTCATGGCAACCGTCGGCTGGCGCACTCGGTGCTGACCGAGGACCTCGTCGACGAACCGGGCCACCCCACCAGGGTCGCCCTCGATCAGGTGCTGGAGTTTCTCGCCGATCGGCTGCTCCCAGACGCCGGATAGCGCAGCCCACTCGGAGCCGAAGCCGCGCCTCGCAAAGTTCGCCGACCGGTGGCCTCAACGCCGGGGCGAAGCATGATGCGCAGCGCATCGCAGCGCATCGCGTCGCATCAACGTCGGCAAGCCCGTCGTCAGTCAGGGTCGCTTTCCGGGTCTCCATCGGCCGGCTCGTGGTCTGCCGCTGGCAGGGCGGCCAGGCCGGCTTCGGCAACACCTGGACCGCCCAGCGGGTCCGACGGTGCGTCGCCTCGGGTGTCATCGCTCAACAGACCCGCCTCTGAGCGAAGGCGCAGCTCGTTGCCGACCGCCGACAGCACTGCGGCGGCCGGGACGGACAGAAACGCCCCAACGATGCCCAGCATCGCCGAGCCGGTGGCGAGGGCGACCAGGATGACGATCGGGTGCAAGGACACCGCCCGCCGCATGATCACCGGCTGGAGGATGTGGCCCTCCAGTTGCTGCACGGCCACGACGGCTCCGAGTACCAGGAGCGCCGTGACCACCCCGCCGTCGGCGAGCGCCACGAGCACGGCGATGAGCCCGGCGATCGAGGCGCCGATCACCGGAAGGAAGCCCCCGAGAAACACCAGAAGGGTCAGGGGGATCACCAGCGGTACACCCAGGATGAGCAACGCCAACCCGATCCCGAGAGCGTCGATCAACGCGATGGTGGCGGTGCCCCGCACGTAGCCCGACAGCGCGGTCCAGGCGCGCGCCGCCAGCGCTGCGGCCGTCGGCCGGTAGCTCGCCGGGAGTCGCTCCTCTCCCCAGCTCATGAGGTCTTCGGCGTCTTTGGTGACGAAGAACAAGACCACGACCAGCAACGCCAAACCGGCGAGGAACTCGAAGGCGGTCGAGGCGCCCTTGACCACGCCATTGACCACGCCGGTGTTGCCCGAGCTCAGCGAGTCGCCCAGGCTCTTGCCAAAGTCCGTCAGCTCGGCACGGTCGTAACCGATCGGCCCCTCCTCGACCCAGTCGAGCACCGACTCGTAGCCGTCCTCCATCTTCGGGCCCAGGTCCCCGAGCTGGTTGGCGAAGCTCGGCGCCAGAGCCACGGCTCCGAGCACCAGGAGGATGATCGAACCGAGCACGACGGTGGTGGCGGCCAGGCTGGGCTTCATGCCGCGTCGCACCAGGGCATCCCGGGGCGGCATCGTCAGGGTCGACAGCACAGCGACGATCATCAACGGAAGCGTGACCACTAGAAAGTGGGTGACCATCCAGTACGTGGCGATCAGGAGGAGCAGGAGCAGGCCGAGCTGCCAGGCCCACGCCGAGGACCGCCGGAGCCAACGAGGGGTGAGGTGTTCGGTGCCGGCGGCGTTCGACCCCGTGCGCCCCTCAGTCATGGGTGAGGGGCTCGCAGTCAACGGTGCAGTCGGGGTTGGACGCAGGGCGGTGCCGGATGGCTCCGGTAGGCGTCACCCGGAGGACATCGCCGTCGAGGGTGGCGTCGCCGTCGAGGATCAGGCTGAACTCGCCCTCCTCCGGGGCGGGCCACAGCAGGCTGACCATCGGTCGAACGCTTGCGTTTGCACCTGTCTTGCGCCCGGCGCCGCAGGTGAGCATGCCCCCTGCCAGCTCGACGGTGACGTGGCTGATGTGGGGCCGCAGGTCATCGCTGGTGGTCATGAGGAAGGCGTGCGACCCGTAACGACGCAGTGCAGCGTCCAGTTCGTCGAGGTCTACGGGGTGGCTCATGGGTCGCACGCTACCGGAGCGCAACAATCCGGGCTCGTAGCGGGCCGGCTGGGCCGAGTACAATAGATGCTCTCGCGAATAGGGCCATCCGTCGCCGTTGGGGCGATGCTGCTGCTCGTCGCCACGTATGGAGTGAGTTGTGTCGAACGATCCTGTGACCCCCGAAACCGCCGGGCCCGATGAGGCCGTCGATGAACAAGTATCGAACCCGGCACCCGCGGCTTCCGCGCCTCCGGCGCCGACTGCGCCGGCCGAGTCCGTGCAACGCCAGCTTGTGTTGACCTCCGATCCCAACCCTGAGCCCGAGCCGGTAGCTGCTGTCGCCGAGCCGGCTGCCGCCGAGCCGATTGCCGCCGAGCCCGAGCCCGAGCCGGTTGCCGCCGAGCCGATTGCTGTCGAGCCGGTTGCTGTCGGGCCGGTTGTTGTCGAACCTGTGCCAGCCATTG
Coding sequences within it:
- a CDS encoding FtsX-like permease family protein, whose product is MLHSPAASAVLVLARRSLRARLSRIAATILGLAVAVGFTVAAFGVAAQFDRFVGAGTDQAAEATDAIPKGAVVIAAPAGGATQTTAVDESLLARVRAVPGVIEASGSYDQPIGVRLPSGAQDDVPVVLRGLVFTSAWSSDRWRVVEGEAPTLNDRPSGGDLPIALDAGGERSADATLGDRIQLQTPIGGVSARVVGLVRPAGDGGADSVGQVSSPVNDGATGAMSIGVIDARVVIDPRVLPALLDAEGRLDRITAIPVPGTDLDELAARLRSSLPADLEVSSAKDAAAVTAQTVQVISEGVATATFAFAALSAAVAALLVSNTLAILVTQRNRELALLRCVGLTTAQAGRIVMLEAAMVGIAGAALGLVLGIPLSMVGASFIQPGAQVGLLVTTQMVGAAVLVGVGVTMVAAIVPAFRASRVPPLAALVAADSAQRRGVVGWAMTPLLLAARALSPTTSVRMAVDNARRDLRRSGATAVTLIVGLGLISLVLTGSASIRAATQDQFVNASSADLYLERRGLVRISGDAVDERLAAAGVESGLVSVLAVDGSLRGPSGTIDQVSASRLDAVPRLFDLGLSGGAFPQGPAPPIADFNDADAGTQGETDVGRAMLSDGAAQTLGVGVGGDVTLRSVSGRERTLRVVGTYRGTAFVGPAVVERADAEAIAADGSFEVAAVDVPDRFDVADAAGYFGRNLRGFPKLRVHTPEEFAALNVGVANTVTRLALVVLSGALLVGALGAANTISLSVMERRRELGLLRAVGATAGQVRSLVRTEALVICGLAGLVGVSAGVVTAVVAVGRAPAEFAADPVVPWLSLGVVGVAALTIGAVSAALATRRQNAGGPLDAL
- a CDS encoding mycofactocin-coupled SDR family oxidoreductase, with the protein product MTTTTGDNGGSATRRRFDGKVVLITGAARGQGREEAVRFAAEGANIIGVDLAAQLDSIPYPMATPEDLATTVAMVEAAGGAMVSRAADVRDLAALEGAVAEGLDRFGRLDIVVANAGVMATSLFTELSEQAWDEIVGTNLTGVWKTVRAAAPAIMAGERGGSVVITSSIAGLKGMWVSAPYVASKHGVTGLMKTMALELSPNNIRVNSIHPSSVRTPMIENDYFANMMRGDLDNPTFEDTASVLNPMQALDLPWLESSDIANAVLWLCSDEARGITGVSLPVDGGNMLMG
- a CDS encoding 5'/3'-nucleotidase SurE, coding for MRIQVTNDDGISSEGLQELVRHLAATEHEIVVIAPDADWSGAGTSLASSGEGYVNLGEIRSERVTIDGAEEVEAHAVAGAPAYTVVVARLGAFGPPPDLIVSGINAGANTGRAVLHSGTVGATLAGQNFGLSGLAISAAETSDGHPWFWPTAAALAVEMLDLVIEAPQRTVLNLNAPACDLEDCRGVRWARLAPFGTMRAAIATDDDDRRQFELQPSGAVPPPDTDVALLLDGFATITTLVGVTEAWTDTTLDEEVDTDDLVSSVRPGADLQPVHRVPDASSPHVLRRPDTAEDPTGSAVS
- a CDS encoding PLDc N-terminal domain-containing protein, with the protein product MQLAAEFGTGQVLWSIIWFFLFFIWIMLIFQVFGDIFRSHNSGVSKALWTIGIIFLPYLGVFLYLIVHGSGMAQRQAQSMQKNDEAMQAYIRDAAGTGTTADELAKLAELHNSGKLDDTEFAAAKARLING
- a CDS encoding RNA pyrophosphohydrolase, translating into MSKPATFRANVGIVVTRGDGQVAWFERIDHLGSWQFPQGGINRDEPPRSAAARELLEETGLGDERIEWVAELDEWLAYTFPAEHSGRHLGQIQRWFLVRTVGDAEPDLDAAADDEFRSWRWADPEAYLDRVVDFKGAVYLRVIDWLRSELDLA
- a CDS encoding thioredoxin family protein; amino-acid sequence: MAFIAVAFDDSAADVEPFAEGIDLPVLLDRHHVLSETLAVSNVPTVVWVDEADRIVVPNWVAFSNDLFTEFHGLESGPALDAIRTWVRSDVVPAELAVDPSVIGDLSEDEESARLWFRLAVELRRNGDDEAAGRLFARAGELAPLDFTIRRAAMPLVNDDPFGGSFFELYGEWEAAGRPYHGIGSGPTAS
- a CDS encoding carboxylesterase family protein: MERFADVEATIEAGGDPLTFLPFRPVTDGGLVPLDPLAAIASGSAPGVDVLVGYNADEWKLFALMDASPIDDETLVRRLDMVSGNGAALADAYRTMGGDAPAKDLLNNAFTDLLFRRPAAKLLHAQTSHGATYAYRFSWQSPSMGGMLGAAHAMELPFVFDLAHMPGIEVLVGPDAPQVLADSVHGAWVAFATEGTPSLPGGPQWERWTHDAYNAIDLDEHCRPILDAHDTVDAAWEA
- a CDS encoding sulfite exporter TauE/SafE family protein, which translates into the protein MPSAAGFVVLVLGVGLGATLNAAAGFGFSLLTVPLMALAVGPKEAVVLSAVMSVGSTGAVAWKSRSSVEAPVAYRLLGGALLGMPVGIVVLSRMAPEPLQILIALAVLASAGVLTLGIRLRRPNGSLDVGVGFVSGMFKTSVGVSGPPIVILLQGRGLAKNAFRATSSTVIVAVNLTSLVLFGVAGQIDRVVLIAAVVSLPALPVGFWLGNRLHERVPEERFRSLVLVMVVLSAGLALYGALLG